A genomic window from Exiguobacterium acetylicum DSM 20416 includes:
- a CDS encoding DUF58 domain-containing protein, with translation MTKWQIGWRYAVLLLTTAALWTYARVDGGNVASLLFYVMAGLTVYWTLFLIWPVTQALATREVSNKMLVAGTDIPVSLRVRRRFPFLVGAVEVTEAIPNELSEEKLDITRPLRAHYRKTEHIDYTIPSIRRGVYQIPGCIVEITDPFGLFKRKRMFPVETYLAIEPARLAVQLPHEEDRGDGGISPVSLDLRQSSFTVVGVREYVSGDRMNQIDWKATAKRQGLMTKTFEREQERETTIVFDEGTEAGEAFERVISMLAEATDQLNKRRLSYRIHLVGHAVQSLSLPLEGAKLTHYLMTAQPSRTRTFIESWEYSSKALRLSGNVLFITPDLESNNELWISKINQEATVHVYTPERRGVR, from the coding sequence ATGACGAAGTGGCAAATTGGTTGGCGTTACGCTGTACTACTTTTGACGACGGCTGCCTTATGGACATATGCGCGCGTCGATGGCGGAAATGTCGCTTCCTTGCTGTTTTATGTCATGGCCGGTTTGACCGTCTACTGGACGCTCTTTCTCATTTGGCCCGTCACGCAGGCACTTGCGACGCGCGAAGTATCAAACAAGATGCTCGTTGCCGGAACGGATATCCCGGTCTCCTTAAGGGTTCGCCGGCGTTTTCCGTTTCTGGTCGGAGCCGTCGAAGTGACAGAGGCGATTCCGAATGAGCTTAGCGAAGAAAAACTCGATATCACCCGTCCACTCCGTGCCCATTATCGGAAGACAGAGCACATCGATTATACGATCCCATCGATTCGCCGGGGAGTCTACCAGATTCCAGGCTGTATCGTCGAAATCACGGATCCGTTCGGTTTGTTCAAGCGGAAGCGGATGTTTCCGGTCGAGACGTATCTTGCAATCGAACCAGCACGCCTTGCGGTTCAGCTTCCGCATGAGGAAGACCGCGGCGACGGGGGAATCTCGCCCGTGTCGCTTGATCTTCGGCAGTCGTCCTTTACTGTTGTCGGGGTCCGGGAATATGTCAGTGGCGACCGGATGAATCAGATTGACTGGAAAGCGACAGCGAAACGCCAAGGCTTGATGACGAAGACGTTCGAACGAGAACAGGAACGGGAGACGACAATCGTCTTCGATGAAGGAACGGAAGCGGGCGAAGCCTTCGAGCGCGTCATCTCAATGCTCGCAGAAGCGACGGATCAGCTGAACAAGCGACGTCTGAGCTATCGGATTCACCTCGTTGGACATGCTGTTCAATCGTTATCGTTACCGCTTGAAGGGGCGAAGCTCACGCATTATCTGATGACGGCGCAACCAAGTCGGACGCGGACGTTCATCGAATCATGGGAGTACTCGTCAAAAGCGCTTCGACTGAGCGGAAACGTTCTCTTCATTACGCCGGATCTTGAATCGAACAATGAATTATGGATTTCTAAGATTAATCAAGAAGCCACCGTTCATGTCTATACACCAGAACGGAGGGGAGTGCGATGA
- a CDS encoding AAA family ATPase → MRTYTKEIQAIIDNVEKVIIGKEDVITQSLAALLAGGHVLLEDVPGVGKTMLVRAFSRSIGLTFKRVQFTPDLLPSDLTGVSMYNQKTSQFEYRPGPLMGNIVLADEINRTSPKTQSALLEGMAEANVTVDGEIHTLPNPFFVMATQNPIEHEGTYPLPEAQLDRFLVKVKMGYPDFHQEMKLLTRFERDEPIETLEAVIGREQLLQMKEEVKNVHVSQPVKKYIVHLVQATRTNGSLYLGASPRSSIALMKVAQAWAYMEGRSFVLPDDVKHLLIPVLSHRLILTADARYHGQSSERILEQIKKEVAVPIQQDVESL, encoded by the coding sequence ATGCGAACATACACTAAGGAGATTCAAGCGATTATCGACAACGTAGAGAAAGTCATTATCGGTAAGGAAGATGTCATCACACAATCATTGGCAGCATTACTAGCGGGCGGTCACGTCCTATTAGAAGACGTACCGGGAGTCGGGAAGACGATGCTCGTCCGTGCGTTTAGCCGATCGATCGGGTTGACCTTCAAACGTGTTCAGTTCACGCCAGACCTACTTCCGTCAGATTTGACGGGTGTATCGATGTATAATCAGAAAACAAGCCAATTCGAATATAGACCGGGTCCTCTAATGGGGAACATCGTCTTAGCCGATGAGATCAACCGAACGTCACCAAAAACTCAATCTGCCTTACTCGAGGGAATGGCGGAAGCGAACGTCACCGTTGATGGTGAGATTCATACGCTTCCGAATCCCTTTTTCGTCATGGCGACACAAAACCCGATTGAACATGAAGGAACGTATCCGTTACCAGAAGCACAACTTGACCGTTTCCTCGTCAAAGTCAAAATGGGTTATCCTGATTTCCACCAAGAAATGAAGTTGCTCACGCGTTTTGAACGGGATGAACCGATCGAGACACTCGAAGCGGTGATTGGTCGCGAACAATTGCTCCAGATGAAAGAAGAAGTCAAGAATGTCCATGTCTCGCAGCCTGTCAAAAAATATATCGTCCATCTCGTCCAAGCGACAAGGACGAATGGGTCACTCTATCTCGGCGCGAGTCCCCGTTCTTCGATCGCCTTGATGAAGGTCGCGCAAGCGTGGGCATACATGGAAGGACGCAGTTTCGTCTTACCGGATGATGTCAAACATCTCTTGATTCCTGTCCTGTCACACCGCTTGATTTTGACAGCAGACGCCCGCTATCACGGTCAATCGTCGGAACGGATTTTAGAACAAATCAAAAAAGAGGTTGCTGTACCAATCCAACAAGACGTGGAGTCCCTATGA
- a CDS encoding DUF2382 domain-containing protein — protein sequence MTRKEGTFIQVFNTQAEVLSKVNELKAQGYDERDMYVVAQDKHSFSMVENQTNVNVDTAGEQEHQGFMGKFMAAFSDDSSTEAFRGMGLSHDESEEYRRQVESGKLVLYVDSDYGDSYEKHNQSYNQTSGVNDNQYDRTGVEANRNHNDHLSDNGSLSGINRDPGYDNTLGADRSREYDDTSGVDRSDIDRTGVTEMNSDTEEERLRLHEERLNVDKERVQTGEVNVSKHVVEDQQSIEVPVEREEVYVERRKVDHNASGTDAFVDENDSIHVPLSEEKVVVSKEDVVSEEIVVGKRKVRDTETVSETVRREEADIDEGTDTRTDVERDDRKRL from the coding sequence ATGACGAGAAAAGAAGGTACATTTATCCAAGTATTTAATACCCAAGCGGAAGTACTGAGTAAAGTAAACGAATTAAAAGCGCAGGGATATGACGAAAGAGATATGTATGTCGTGGCTCAAGATAAACATTCCTTCTCTATGGTAGAGAATCAGACAAACGTCAATGTAGATACTGCCGGTGAACAAGAGCACCAAGGATTTATGGGGAAATTCATGGCTGCCTTTTCCGACGACTCTTCTACGGAAGCATTCCGGGGAATGGGCTTATCGCATGATGAATCAGAAGAATACCGTCGTCAGGTAGAAAGCGGCAAGTTGGTTTTATATGTAGACAGCGACTATGGCGATTCTTACGAAAAGCATAATCAAAGCTACAACCAAACTTCTGGAGTAAACGATAATCAATATGATCGCACGGGAGTCGAAGCAAATCGGAATCACAACGACCATCTTTCTGATAATGGTTCTCTTTCCGGTATAAATCGAGACCCAGGCTACGATAACACTCTAGGTGCAGATCGAAGCCGAGAATATGACGATACTTCAGGCGTCGATCGGTCTGATATAGATCGGACTGGCGTTACTGAAATGAACAGTGATACAGAAGAAGAACGCCTTCGCCTGCATGAAGAGCGGTTAAATGTAGATAAAGAAAGAGTGCAAACAGGGGAAGTAAACGTCAGTAAACACGTAGTCGAAGATCAACAATCGATCGAGGTGCCGGTAGAGCGGGAAGAAGTTTATGTGGAACGGCGTAAAGTGGATCATAATGCGTCGGGAACAGATGCTTTTGTAGATGAGAACGACTCCATCCACGTACCGCTTTCAGAAGAAAAGGTAGTAGTATCAAAAGAAGATGTAGTCTCTGAAGAAATTGTTGTTGGAAAACGTAAAGTGCGAGATACAGAAACTGTATCTGAAACGGTACGACGCGAGGAAGCAGATATTGATGAAGGTACGGATACGAGAACGGACGTAGAACGTGACGATCGTAAACGACTGTAA
- a CDS encoding ABC transporter permease — MNEVVSKQTNRGKGLRPVLGFLNDWGIVLAILALVLFFATTAPTFLQGTNLINILRSISIVTIIAIGLTVSLTVNGFDLSVGSTATLASSFVVSFFVWYSLPLGVSIGLALLLSLSVALVNILLIVWFKIPDLFATLATMFIVEGVAMTYTGGGSISAGMPRLDGTPTVGTIPEAFAKISQAPWIIVIMLVVVAVTHVFLSHTRHGRFLYIIGGNPEAARLTGIRVNRYRALAYLIAGLLAAVGGILLASQVGSSQINAGSGYLMPAVAAAFIGSSFAGQGKPNALGTLVGACLVGILENGLVMLSVPYYSLNIIKGLVLAVALATTYARYRKK; from the coding sequence ATGAATGAGGTAGTATCAAAACAAACGAACCGAGGGAAGGGTTTACGTCCCGTCCTCGGATTCTTGAACGACTGGGGGATCGTCCTCGCGATCCTTGCCCTCGTCCTGTTTTTTGCGACGACGGCTCCGACATTCCTACAAGGAACGAATTTGATCAATATTTTACGCAGTATCTCAATCGTGACGATCATCGCGATCGGCTTGACCGTTTCTTTGACGGTCAATGGATTTGATTTATCGGTCGGGTCGACCGCGACGCTTGCGAGTTCTTTCGTCGTTTCATTTTTCGTCTGGTACAGTCTGCCGCTCGGTGTCTCGATTGGTTTAGCACTTCTCTTATCTCTTAGCGTTGCTCTGGTGAACATCTTACTTATCGTCTGGTTTAAGATTCCGGATTTGTTTGCGACGTTAGCGACGATGTTCATCGTCGAAGGTGTCGCGATGACGTATACCGGTGGTGGTTCAATCAGTGCCGGAATGCCGCGCCTGGACGGTACACCAACAGTTGGCACGATTCCGGAGGCATTCGCGAAAATCAGTCAGGCGCCTTGGATCATCGTCATCATGCTCGTCGTCGTCGCTGTGACACACGTCTTCTTAAGTCATACGCGACACGGTCGTTTTCTCTATATCATCGGTGGGAATCCGGAAGCCGCACGGCTCACAGGAATTCGTGTCAACCGCTACCGGGCACTCGCGTATCTGATTGCTGGGTTACTTGCGGCGGTCGGTGGGATTTTACTTGCGTCACAAGTCGGATCGTCGCAAATCAACGCTGGTTCCGGTTATCTGATGCCAGCGGTCGCAGCCGCATTCATCGGCTCGTCGTTCGCAGGACAAGGGAAGCCGAATGCGCTTGGCACACTCGTTGGCGCTTGTCTCGTCGGGATTCTTGAAAATGGTCTGGTCATGTTGTCTGTTCCATACTATTCGTTGAATATCATCAAAGGGCTCGTCCTTGCGGTCGCGCTCGCGACGACCTATGCGCGGTATCGTAAAAAATAA
- a CDS encoding DUF4236 domain-containing protein — protein MGLGFRKSFKIAPGVRVNVSNKSIGISGGIKGLRYSVNSRGQRRTTASIPGTGISYTSTSSSGRRYKSAAMNNRQQLIRQQKEIAKQEEIQRAKYEVEMYENKIELIHSIHKECDDTFDWLDISRSKHPHHNNQMGRYEIEAQHKLDSFKPSLLQKIMKSSNKAEQKLREELKAAKEEDHKEFQELQRTIDIAKRVLDKDVETYLNVIEELSPLEDLLEFGSGFEFFIDDPEVLEVEFNVHSKNVVPIQVKSLTKTGKLSMKDMTKSKYYDIYQDYVCSCAIRIARDMFAVLPFETIVVHAVDERLDTTTGKESIITILSVKFIRGTLNALNFEALDCSDSMMNFVHNMDFKKTKGFLPVDKLKFI, from the coding sequence TTGGGATTAGGATTTAGAAAGAGTTTCAAGATTGCACCTGGTGTAAGAGTTAATGTTTCGAATAAGAGTATTGGAATCAGTGGAGGCATTAAAGGGTTAAGGTATTCTGTAAATTCAAGAGGACAGCGTAGAACAACTGCAAGTATTCCTGGAACAGGTATTTCTTATACCAGTACATCAAGCTCTGGAAGAAGGTATAAAAGTGCTGCGATGAATAATAGACAGCAATTAATTCGTCAACAGAAAGAAATTGCAAAACAAGAGGAAATACAGAGAGCAAAATATGAGGTAGAAATGTATGAAAATAAAATCGAATTAATACATTCAATTCATAAAGAATGTGATGATACTTTCGACTGGTTAGATATAAGTCGTTCTAAACATCCGCATCACAATAATCAAATGGGTAGATATGAAATAGAAGCACAGCATAAGCTAGATTCTTTTAAACCTAGTCTATTGCAAAAAATTATGAAATCTAGTAATAAAGCTGAACAAAAACTACGTGAAGAGTTAAAAGCTGCTAAAGAAGAAGACCACAAAGAATTTCAAGAGCTACAAAGAACTATAGACATTGCTAAGAGAGTATTAGATAAAGATGTTGAAACCTATCTTAATGTTATTGAAGAACTTTCACCTTTGGAAGATCTTTTAGAATTTGGTAGTGGTTTTGAATTCTTCATTGATGACCCAGAGGTACTAGAGGTGGAATTTAACGTCCATTCGAAAAATGTAGTACCAATACAAGTTAAATCTTTAACTAAAACTGGTAAGCTTTCTATGAAAGACATGACTAAATCAAAGTATTATGATATTTATCAAGACTATGTTTGCAGTTGTGCAATTCGTATTGCTAGAGATATGTTCGCTGTTTTACCTTTCGAAACTATAGTTGTGCATGCCGTGGATGAACGACTTGATACAACTACAGGTAAGGAATCAATAATTACAATTCTTTCTGTAAAATTTATTAGAGGAACACTCAATGCTCTTAATTTTGAAGCACTCGACTGCTCAGATTCAATGATGAACTTTGTTCATAACATGGATTTTAAGAAGACGAAAGGATTTTTACCTGTAGATAAATTAAAATTCATTTAA
- the guaA gene encoding glutamine-hydrolyzing GMP synthase yields MILVLDFGGQYNQLITRRIRDLGVYSELHSHKITAAEVKEIAPAGIIFSGGPRSVYAEDAYRCDPEIFDLGIPIFGICYGMQLMSQHFGGTVERAGHREYGKATLTLQDPSPMYANLPLEQTVWMSHSDLVTSVPNGFVVDGTNVSCPIASIKNEELKMYGVQYHPEVNHTVFGKELLKNFLFEVCKCTGDWSMENFIEIEVAKIQEQVGDKKVLCALSGGVDSSVVAALIHKAIGDQLTCMFVDHGLLRKGEAESVMKTFADHFHMNVIKIDAQDRFLDKLRGISDPEQKRKIIGNEFVYVFDEEASKLTDMDFLAQGTLYTDIIESGTDTAQTIKSHHNVGGLPEDMQFELIEPINTLFKDEVRELGKELGLSDEIVWRQPFPGPGLGIRVLGEITDEKLEIVRESDFILRDEIKKAGLEREIWQYFTVLPPIRSVGVMGDERTYDYAVGIRAVTSIDGMTSDWARIPWDVLEKISVRIVNEVQNVNRVLYDVTSKPPSTIEWE; encoded by the coding sequence ATGATTCTCGTCCTCGATTTTGGAGGACAGTACAATCAATTGATCACACGTCGTATTCGGGACCTTGGTGTCTACAGTGAATTGCATTCGCATAAAATCACTGCAGCTGAAGTAAAAGAAATCGCACCTGCTGGTATCATCTTCTCGGGTGGCCCACGTAGCGTCTACGCAGAGGATGCGTACCGGTGTGACCCAGAAATCTTCGACCTCGGTATTCCAATCTTCGGGATCTGTTACGGCATGCAGCTCATGTCACAACATTTCGGCGGAACAGTGGAACGTGCGGGACATCGTGAATATGGAAAAGCCACATTGACGTTACAAGACCCGTCACCGATGTATGCGAACCTACCGCTTGAACAAACGGTCTGGATGAGCCACAGTGACCTCGTCACATCTGTACCAAACGGTTTCGTCGTCGATGGAACGAACGTGTCATGTCCGATCGCTTCGATCAAGAATGAAGAATTGAAAATGTACGGTGTGCAGTATCACCCGGAAGTCAACCATACGGTCTTCGGGAAAGAATTGCTCAAGAACTTCCTCTTTGAAGTCTGTAAATGTACGGGCGACTGGTCGATGGAGAACTTCATCGAAATCGAAGTAGCGAAGATTCAGGAACAAGTCGGCGATAAAAAAGTCCTCTGTGCCCTTTCTGGTGGTGTCGACTCGTCTGTCGTTGCAGCCTTGATTCACAAAGCAATCGGTGATCAATTGACATGTATGTTCGTTGATCATGGTTTACTGCGCAAAGGTGAAGCGGAAAGCGTCATGAAGACATTCGCGGATCACTTCCACATGAACGTCATCAAGATTGATGCCCAGGACCGTTTCCTCGATAAACTCCGTGGTATCTCAGATCCAGAGCAGAAACGTAAAATCATCGGCAACGAATTCGTCTACGTCTTTGATGAAGAAGCTTCAAAACTGACGGATATGGACTTCCTTGCCCAAGGCACGCTCTACACGGATATCATCGAGAGTGGTACGGATACGGCACAAACGATCAAATCACACCACAACGTCGGTGGATTGCCGGAAGACATGCAGTTTGAATTGATCGAACCGATCAACACCTTGTTCAAGGATGAAGTCCGTGAACTTGGGAAAGAACTCGGTCTGTCAGATGAAATCGTATGGCGTCAGCCGTTCCCAGGACCAGGTCTCGGAATTCGTGTCCTTGGTGAAATCACAGATGAAAAACTCGAAATCGTCCGTGAATCTGATTTCATTCTTCGGGATGAGATTAAAAAAGCAGGACTCGAGCGCGAAATCTGGCAGTACTTCACAGTCCTTCCTCCAATCCGTTCGGTTGGTGTCATGGGCGATGAGCGGACATACGACTATGCTGTCGGAATCCGCGCTGTTACGTCAATTGACGGGATGACTTCAGACTGGGCACGTATCCCATGGGACGTGCTTGAGAAGATCTCGGTTCGAATCGTCAACGAAGTCCAGAACGTTAACCGCGTCCTGTACGATGTGACGTCGAAACCACCTTCAACGATTGAGTGGGAGTAA
- a CDS encoding transglutaminaseTgpA domain-containing protein, whose protein sequence is MMRRLIWNAIAAAVLTCFMPPLLELTTFEHLWSFLPMLFLPLLLSHLSRRYFLLGSLGGLLLSFYLILTPGAAPWGIFTEISSDIQSVINGELPGRPAFALSIGLISFLIAYLARRTFPNRGFVFGLAFGVIGFIAYCDTWTDYSGETFILYPIILSLLLLYATEVNERPRASYVRPLSALFIMGAVIVAAVQSPVINATWQDSWYDLTSGLEGEGEPTNAIQKVGYGNNDEQLGGPFQMDDREVFQVESEGNRYWRVETKDIYTGKGWVLSESNPEIDGRGFFSHFGREVKTREETATFEMTRELPFVPYNGDNVRVSVDQQRQNVLVDPENQKISYLDEADRQRNYQIAYSYPLFTEEQLQTDEPVNLSENETERYLQLPDGLPQRVRDLAEQIVEGEETPWDKARAIENYFEEENFEYNTEEVAVPGENQDYVDQFLFETKLGYCDNFSTSAAVLLRAAGLPARWVKGFTGGESDVIGAAVTSYTVRNKNAHSWVEVYIEGPGWVPLEPTVSFDGAGQYTIDRETDNETEQANPQRETEDNTETTTPNRPQENLLDEEQTTSAGQTEQKSIPFWPIFLTALALLFLYLFRKPIIRTLAILFFRRQIERPEGFRRMYRYLLRRLDKKGFHYKDGRTLAELAHEVDGYYETYAMRPLTDAYERMVYGGESLSAEKKREYFENIIRHVEG, encoded by the coding sequence ATGATGCGACGCTTAATTTGGAACGCTATCGCTGCAGCCGTTCTGACTTGTTTCATGCCACCACTTCTTGAACTGACGACGTTCGAACATCTCTGGTCATTCTTACCGATGCTGTTTCTGCCTTTGCTGTTGTCGCATCTATCGCGACGTTACTTTTTACTCGGAAGTCTCGGTGGATTACTCCTGTCGTTCTATCTGATTTTGACGCCGGGAGCAGCACCATGGGGCATCTTTACGGAAATCAGTTCAGATATTCAGAGCGTCATCAATGGTGAATTACCAGGACGACCCGCTTTCGCGCTCTCGATCGGATTGATTAGTTTTTTGATCGCGTATCTCGCGCGCCGGACATTCCCGAATCGTGGGTTCGTCTTCGGACTTGCTTTCGGAGTCATCGGGTTCATCGCGTATTGTGATACATGGACAGATTACTCAGGAGAGACATTCATTCTCTATCCGATCATCTTATCCTTGTTATTGCTCTATGCGACGGAAGTCAACGAACGACCGCGCGCTTCTTACGTTCGTCCGCTAAGCGCCTTATTCATCATGGGAGCCGTCATCGTCGCTGCTGTCCAAAGTCCTGTCATCAATGCGACATGGCAAGACAGTTGGTACGATTTGACGTCTGGTCTTGAAGGGGAAGGGGAGCCGACAAATGCGATTCAAAAGGTCGGTTACGGTAACAATGACGAGCAACTCGGAGGGCCATTCCAAATGGACGACCGGGAAGTTTTCCAAGTCGAAAGTGAAGGAAATCGATACTGGCGAGTCGAGACGAAAGATATTTATACCGGCAAAGGCTGGGTGCTGTCGGAATCGAACCCGGAAATCGATGGACGGGGTTTCTTCTCGCACTTTGGGAGAGAAGTCAAGACACGTGAGGAAACAGCGACGTTTGAGATGACACGTGAATTACCGTTCGTGCCATATAACGGAGATAACGTCCGGGTCTCGGTCGATCAACAACGACAAAATGTATTGGTTGATCCAGAAAATCAAAAAATATCGTATCTGGACGAGGCGGATCGTCAACGTAATTACCAAATTGCCTATTCATATCCGCTCTTTACCGAAGAACAACTTCAGACAGATGAACCTGTCAATTTATCGGAGAATGAAACAGAGCGGTATCTCCAACTGCCGGATGGCTTACCACAACGCGTCCGTGATTTAGCGGAACAAATCGTTGAAGGTGAGGAGACACCGTGGGACAAGGCACGGGCGATTGAAAATTATTTCGAAGAAGAGAACTTTGAATACAATACGGAGGAAGTAGCCGTACCAGGAGAAAATCAAGATTACGTCGATCAATTCTTGTTCGAGACCAAACTCGGATACTGTGACAACTTCTCGACGTCGGCTGCTGTGTTGCTACGGGCAGCTGGATTACCCGCACGCTGGGTAAAAGGGTTCACGGGAGGCGAATCCGACGTCATCGGAGCTGCCGTGACGAGCTATACAGTGCGGAATAAAAATGCGCACTCGTGGGTCGAAGTGTATATCGAAGGACCAGGCTGGGTACCGCTTGAGCCGACAGTCAGCTTCGATGGAGCAGGACAATACACGATTGATCGGGAAACAGATAACGAGACGGAACAAGCAAATCCGCAACGTGAGACAGAAGATAACACGGAGACAACGACGCCAAATCGTCCGCAAGAAAATCTTCTCGATGAAGAACAGACGACTAGCGCCGGACAGACGGAGCAGAAATCGATTCCATTCTGGCCGATTTTCCTGACGGCACTCGCTCTCTTGTTCCTGTACTTGTTCCGAAAACCAATCATTCGAACACTCGCGATTCTCTTCTTCCGGAGACAAATCGAACGACCGGAAGGATTCCGTCGGATGTACCGGTATCTCTTACGACGTCTTGATAAAAAAGGGTTCCATTATAAAGATGGTCGGACGCTTGCGGAACTCGCTCACGAAGTCGATGGATATTACGAGACGTACGCAATGCGACCGTTGACGGATGCTTACGAACGGATGGTCTATGGTGGAGAATCACTGTCAGCTGAGAAAAAACGTGAATATTTCGAAAATATCATTCGTCATGTAGAGGGTTGA
- a CDS encoding sugar ABC transporter ATP-binding protein, which yields MTGISLAFPGVQALKQVSFEVKSGEIHALVGANGAGKSTLMKVLSGAETADEGTIRLDGKELSITSPRDAKQIGIDLVQQEVDVALVPYLTVAENICLDLLTDGTMTGFVSQRRYIQRAKEALATLQADISVKTRVEELRLAEKQLVLIARALVQERRFLILDEPTAPLSQAETSHLFSVVRRLAERGLGIIFISHRLQELYEICDSISVMRDGQLISRHLLTDITKEAVVEQMLGRQLTSVAKTSRVNATNVLTVESATNADVHDISLTVQAGEVVGIAGLVGAGKTELCKALFGDRPFQEGEVRIGGKAHRLRDPQAAIQAGIGLVPEERRKEGILVADSVAENLTAAAAHDFVNRWGLMDRRKEANQASKWVKELGIKVADVKQEVGQLSGGNQQKVAIGKWLLTDVSVLVLDEPTKGVDVGAKQDIYRLIDGLAQQQKGILYATSEWDELLTVTDRIYVMFDGRIVHETKTADTSEETLLWYATGGGQR from the coding sequence CGGTAAGTCGACATTGATGAAAGTCTTATCCGGAGCGGAAACGGCGGACGAAGGAACGATCCGTCTCGACGGGAAGGAGTTGTCCATCACGTCACCGCGTGATGCGAAACAGATTGGGATCGACCTCGTCCAACAAGAGGTCGATGTGGCGCTTGTCCCGTATTTGACGGTCGCTGAGAATATCTGTCTCGATCTGTTGACGGACGGAACGATGACTGGCTTCGTATCCCAGCGCCGTTACATACAGCGTGCCAAGGAGGCGTTAGCGACATTACAGGCGGATATTTCCGTCAAGACACGCGTCGAGGAGTTGCGGCTTGCTGAAAAGCAACTCGTATTGATTGCCCGCGCCCTCGTCCAAGAACGCCGTTTTTTGATTTTGGATGAACCAACGGCACCGCTCAGTCAGGCGGAAACAAGCCATCTCTTTTCAGTCGTGCGTCGTTTAGCCGAACGAGGGCTTGGGATCATCTTCATCTCGCATCGTTTACAGGAACTATATGAGATTTGCGACTCCATCTCGGTCATGCGCGACGGTCAACTCATCTCGCGACATCTTTTGACAGACATCACGAAGGAAGCTGTCGTTGAGCAAATGCTCGGGCGTCAGCTTACGTCTGTTGCGAAAACGTCACGGGTAAACGCGACGAACGTACTGACGGTCGAGAGTGCCACGAATGCGGACGTCCACGATATTTCCTTGACGGTTCAAGCAGGTGAAGTCGTTGGTATCGCGGGGCTTGTCGGTGCCGGTAAAACGGAATTATGCAAAGCATTGTTCGGTGATCGCCCGTTTCAGGAAGGGGAGGTTCGTATAGGTGGAAAAGCCCATCGCCTTCGCGATCCACAAGCTGCGATTCAAGCGGGCATCGGTCTCGTTCCTGAAGAACGGCGAAAAGAAGGAATTCTTGTTGCCGATTCTGTCGCAGAAAACCTGACAGCAGCGGCAGCTCATGATTTCGTCAACCGCTGGGGGCTGATGGATCGTCGCAAAGAAGCAAATCAGGCATCGAAATGGGTCAAGGAGCTCGGTATCAAAGTGGCAGACGTGAAACAGGAAGTAGGTCAACTATCCGGTGGGAATCAACAAAAAGTCGCCATCGGAAAATGGTTACTGACCGATGTTTCTGTACTCGTCTTGGACGAACCGACAAAAGGTGTCGACGTCGGAGCCAAACAAGACATCTATCGTCTGATTGACGGACTCGCGCAACAACAAAAAGGGATCCTTTACGCGACGAGTGAATGGGATGAACTTTTGACCGTCACGGACCGAATCTACGTCATGTTCGATGGACGGATCGTCCATGAAACGAAGACGGCGGATACATCAGAAGAAACCTTGTTGTGGTATGCGACAGGAGGAGGGCAACGATGA